One Egicoccus halophilus genomic region harbors:
- a CDS encoding tRNA (adenine-N1)-methyltransferase has translation MSSPTAAAPLLPGTDAPLAAGELVVLIDRRRRRYLVELTEGGEWHSHAGLLTHDALIGCLEGTAVRTNRNMEIVVLRPTREDYVLKMKRGAQVVYPKDQAAIVAAADVRPGCTVVEAGAGSGALTLALLAAVGPTGRVVSFERRDDHAAHARRNVARFLGGEPDNWQLVDGDLVDGLGQLEERPHRLVLDLLEPWLLVPGAAQALPAGAIVLAYMPTVPQVMRFSEALWDDGRFTDVRTTETLVRPWDVDGLAVRPAHRMVAHTAFLTTARRVPARDEGGPPPPRRKADVGPGVVWGDATAPAAGDAGDDPVGDPVD, from the coding sequence ATGAGTTCACCCACCGCCGCCGCGCCCCTGCTCCCGGGCACCGACGCCCCGCTCGCCGCCGGCGAGCTCGTCGTGCTCATCGACCGGCGCCGCCGGCGCTACCTGGTCGAGTTGACCGAGGGCGGGGAGTGGCACAGCCACGCCGGCCTGCTCACGCACGACGCCCTGATCGGCTGCCTGGAGGGCACGGCGGTCCGGACCAACCGCAACATGGAGATCGTGGTCCTGCGGCCGACGCGCGAGGACTACGTGCTCAAGATGAAGCGTGGGGCGCAGGTCGTCTACCCCAAGGACCAGGCGGCGATCGTCGCCGCTGCCGACGTGCGGCCCGGATGCACGGTCGTCGAGGCCGGCGCCGGCTCCGGCGCCCTCACGTTGGCCCTGCTCGCCGCCGTCGGACCCACCGGTCGAGTCGTCTCGTTCGAGCGTCGCGACGACCACGCCGCCCACGCCCGGCGCAACGTCGCCCGCTTCCTGGGCGGCGAACCGGACAACTGGCAGCTGGTCGACGGGGACCTGGTCGACGGCCTCGGGCAGTTGGAGGAGCGCCCGCACCGGCTCGTGCTCGACCTGCTCGAGCCCTGGCTGCTGGTGCCGGGTGCCGCGCAGGCGCTGCCCGCGGGCGCGATCGTGCTGGCCTACATGCCGACGGTGCCGCAGGTGATGCGGTTCTCCGAGGCGCTGTGGGACGACGGCCGCTTCACCGACGTGCGCACGACCGAGACCCTGGTGCGCCCCTGGGACGTCGACGGGCTCGCGGTCCGGCCGGCGCACCGGATGGTGGCCCACACGGCGTTTCTGACCACGGCCCGTCGGGTACCCGCCCGCGACGAGGGCGGTCCGCCGCCGCCCCGGCGCAAGGCCGACGTCGGGCCCGGCGTCGTGTGGGGGGACGCCACGGCGCCGGCCGCGGGCGACGCGGGCGACGACCCGGTCGGGGACCCGGTCGACTGA
- a CDS encoding glycoside hydrolase family 65 protein, whose translation MIPRELRLPPEHLFPADEWRLAEIGFSNRWMGNAETIFALSNGFIGVRGTFEEGRPGIETGTFLNGFHETWGIEHAEEAYGFARTGQTIINAPDATLLKLYVDDEPLFLPTARMPEYHRELDFRDGVLRRRLRWATPSGKHVKVDSTRLVSFDQRHLGAISYEVELDTDAPVVLSSQLLNRQDARAVDEPRANGADPRRAKAFRNRVLNAVDHHAEELRLVTGYRTSSSRMTLGVGVDHVVETDNSWDAAATWSEDLSKVVFTIHAKAGVPFRITKYFTYHTSRSVPPRELVDRSRRTLDRAVQEGYDELAASQRRYLDDLWHRADVQVDGPRRVQQAIRWNIYQLAQASARAETAGIPAKGLTGQAYEGHYFWDTEIYVAPFLTYTEPRVTRNLLRFRHTMLPLARERATELSEPGALFPWRTINGEEASAYYQAGTAQYHIDADIAYAIKKYVDVRDDKELLCEVGAEILVETARLWIGLGFYSPEDDAFHLHGVTGPDEYTTVVNDNAFTNLMARQNLRYAAEVASWMREEEPAAYRHLVHETGLRDEEVASWQRAADTMFIPYDEDRGIHPQDANFLEKERWDFAGTPIEHYPLLLNYHPLVIYRHQVIKQADVVLAMVLLADQFSQEQKRRNFDYYDPLTTGDSSLSACVQSILAAEIGYEEKALEYFQYALLMDLADVAGNVVDGVHIASTGGVWMALVYGFGGLRDHDGRLRFDPRLPAPWSRLSFPLRFHDRRLEVELSHEAMQFTVTEGEALPIEVRGVEYVLQPGEPLHLDSPGDAEAEDANAPGLGQEPDGPVVQVTTARDSDVVTGHRGSPLPDEVHDARRGDTSR comes from the coding sequence TTGATCCCCCGCGAACTGCGCCTGCCGCCGGAGCATCTCTTCCCGGCGGACGAGTGGCGGCTTGCCGAGATCGGTTTCTCGAATCGTTGGATGGGCAACGCGGAGACGATCTTCGCCTTGTCGAACGGCTTCATCGGTGTGCGTGGCACCTTCGAGGAAGGTCGTCCGGGCATCGAGACCGGCACGTTCCTCAACGGGTTCCACGAGACCTGGGGTATCGAGCACGCCGAGGAGGCCTACGGGTTCGCCCGCACGGGACAGACCATCATCAACGCACCCGACGCCACCCTGCTCAAGCTCTACGTCGACGACGAGCCGCTGTTCCTGCCCACGGCTCGCATGCCCGAGTACCACCGCGAGCTCGACTTCCGCGACGGCGTGCTGCGTCGGCGACTGCGCTGGGCCACGCCCTCGGGCAAGCACGTCAAGGTCGACTCCACGCGTCTGGTGTCCTTCGACCAACGTCATCTCGGTGCCATCAGCTACGAGGTGGAACTCGACACCGACGCCCCGGTGGTGCTGTCCTCGCAACTGCTCAACCGCCAGGACGCGCGTGCGGTCGACGAGCCACGCGCCAACGGCGCCGATCCGCGCCGGGCCAAGGCGTTCCGCAATCGGGTGCTCAACGCGGTCGACCACCACGCCGAGGAGTTGCGCCTGGTCACCGGCTACCGCACCAGTAGTTCACGCATGACCCTCGGGGTCGGTGTCGACCACGTCGTCGAGACCGACAACTCCTGGGACGCTGCGGCCACCTGGTCCGAAGACCTGTCCAAGGTCGTGTTCACCATCCACGCCAAGGCCGGTGTGCCGTTCCGGATCACGAAGTACTTCACCTACCACACCTCGCGCTCGGTGCCACCGCGTGAGCTCGTCGACCGCTCCCGCCGGACGTTGGACCGTGCCGTGCAGGAGGGCTACGACGAACTGGCGGCCTCACAGCGGCGCTACCTCGACGACCTCTGGCACCGTGCCGACGTGCAGGTCGACGGGCCGCGGCGGGTGCAGCAGGCCATCCGGTGGAACATCTACCAACTCGCCCAGGCCTCGGCGCGGGCCGAGACGGCCGGGATCCCCGCCAAGGGCCTCACCGGACAGGCCTACGAGGGGCACTATTTCTGGGACACCGAGATCTACGTCGCGCCGTTTCTGACCTACACCGAGCCGCGTGTGACCCGCAACCTGCTGCGGTTCCGGCACACGATGCTGCCGCTCGCCCGCGAACGGGCCACCGAGCTGTCCGAGCCGGGCGCGTTGTTCCCGTGGCGGACGATCAACGGTGAGGAGGCCTCCGCCTACTACCAGGCCGGCACGGCGCAGTACCACATCGACGCGGACATCGCGTACGCGATCAAGAAGTACGTCGACGTCCGCGACGACAAGGAACTGCTCTGCGAGGTCGGCGCGGAGATCCTGGTGGAGACCGCGAGGTTGTGGATCGGCCTGGGCTTCTACAGTCCCGAGGACGACGCCTTCCACCTGCACGGGGTGACCGGCCCCGACGAGTACACCACCGTCGTCAACGACAACGCCTTCACCAACCTGATGGCGCGGCAGAACCTGCGCTATGCCGCGGAGGTGGCGTCGTGGATGCGGGAGGAGGAACCCGCCGCCTACCGCCACCTGGTCCACGAGACCGGTCTGCGGGACGAGGAGGTGGCGTCCTGGCAGCGGGCGGCCGACACGATGTTCATCCCCTACGACGAGGACCGGGGCATCCATCCGCAGGACGCCAACTTCCTCGAGAAGGAGCGGTGGGACTTCGCCGGCACGCCCATCGAGCACTATCCGCTGCTGCTCAACTATCACCCGCTGGTGATCTACCGCCACCAGGTGATCAAGCAGGCGGACGTGGTGCTGGCGATGGTCCTGCTCGCCGACCAGTTCTCGCAGGAGCAGAAGCGGCGCAACTTCGACTACTACGACCCGCTCACGACGGGGGACTCGTCGCTGTCCGCCTGCGTGCAGTCGATCCTGGCCGCCGAGATCGGCTACGAGGAGAAGGCGCTCGAGTACTTCCAGTACGCGCTGCTGATGGACCTGGCCGACGTGGCCGGCAACGTCGTCGACGGTGTGCACATCGCCTCGACCGGCGGGGTGTGGATGGCGCTGGTGTACGGCTTCGGTGGCCTGCGTGACCACGACGGACGACTGCGCTTCGACCCCCGCCTGCCGGCCCCGTGGAGCCGCCTGTCGTTCCCGCTGCGGTTCCACGACCGACGGCTCGAGGTGGAGCTGAGCCACGAGGCGATGCAGTTCACCGTCACCGAGGGGGAGGCACTGCCGATCGAGGTACGCGGCGTCGAGTACGTGCTGCAGCCGGGCGAGCCCCTGCACCTCGACTCGCCGGGTGACGCCGAGGCCGAGGACGCCAACGCCCCCGGACTCGGTCAGGAGCCCGATGGTCCGGTGGTCCAGGTGACGACCGCGCGTGACAGCGACGTGGTCACCGGCCACCGCGGCAGCCCGCTGCCCGACGAGGTCCACGACGCCCGACGCGGCGACACGTCGCGCTGA
- a CDS encoding ATP-binding protein has product MVRVRLRNPDRVEQVDGPMTVGELLDHLDVNPTTVLVIAGGELVTADAELDEGTEVEIRPVISGGAGAPRCVVCRAPAVIEEPRHRAAWCPTHFVDHVHNQVRKAIDHPLAGRPRERMCSYDDHLLVAVSGGKDSLALWDVLLTLGYRVDGLYIGLGIGGYSRRSQQICEEFAAARGARLHVVDLAETYGYSTPSGARATTRSACGVCGLSKRYVFNKVAVDHGYDVVATGHNLDDEAATLLGNLLRWHDDFLARQRPVLPATGANQVRKVKPLYRLSEREMAAYCVIRGIDYVVEECPLVDGNTGHEHKEMLNAVERSAPGAKAQFLFGFLDRADAFAEESRTGDDPVLGACGQCGMPTVGETCAFCRQRERILSTLPVLATAPAVSSSAVSSSAVSSNADAACDDLPTGSSHR; this is encoded by the coding sequence GTGGTGCGCGTGCGTCTGCGCAATCCCGACCGCGTCGAACAGGTCGACGGCCCCATGACGGTCGGTGAGCTGCTCGACCATCTCGACGTGAACCCCACGACCGTGCTGGTGATCGCGGGCGGGGAACTCGTGACCGCCGACGCGGAACTCGACGAGGGCACCGAGGTGGAGATCCGTCCCGTCATCTCCGGCGGTGCCGGTGCGCCGCGCTGCGTGGTGTGTCGGGCGCCGGCCGTGATCGAGGAACCCCGCCACCGTGCGGCGTGGTGCCCGACGCACTTCGTCGACCACGTCCACAACCAGGTCCGCAAGGCGATCGACCACCCGCTGGCCGGGCGCCCGCGCGAGCGGATGTGCTCCTACGACGACCACCTGTTGGTGGCCGTCTCGGGCGGCAAGGACTCCCTGGCCCTGTGGGACGTGCTGCTGACGCTCGGCTACCGCGTCGACGGGCTCTACATCGGCCTGGGCATCGGCGGCTACTCGCGCCGCAGCCAGCAGATCTGCGAGGAGTTCGCCGCGGCCCGTGGCGCCCGGCTGCACGTCGTCGATCTCGCCGAGACCTACGGCTACTCGACGCCGTCCGGCGCCAGGGCCACCACCCGCTCGGCCTGTGGGGTGTGCGGGCTGTCCAAGCGCTACGTGTTCAACAAGGTCGCCGTGGATCACGGCTACGACGTGGTGGCGACCGGACACAACCTCGACGACGAGGCGGCCACCCTGCTGGGCAATCTGTTGCGGTGGCACGACGACTTCCTCGCCCGACAACGTCCGGTGCTGCCGGCAACCGGTGCGAACCAGGTCCGCAAGGTCAAGCCGCTGTACCGGCTCTCCGAACGCGAGATGGCGGCCTACTGCGTGATCCGGGGCATCGACTACGTCGTCGAGGAGTGCCCGCTCGTGGACGGCAACACCGGCCACGAGCACAAGGAGATGCTCAACGCCGTCGAGCGCTCCGCGCCGGGCGCCAAGGCCCAGTTCCTGTTCGGCTTCCTCGACCGCGCCGATGCCTTCGCCGAGGAGTCACGCACCGGCGACGACCCGGTCCTGGGTGCCTGTGGGCAGTGCGGGATGCCCACCGTCGGCGAGACCTGCGCCTTCTGCCGCCAGCGCGAGCGCATCCTGTCCACGCTGCCCGTGCTCGCGACCGCCCCCGCCGTCTCGTCCTCCGCCGTCTCGTCCTCCGCCGTCTCGTCCAACGCCGACGCTGCGTGTGACGACCTCCCGACCGGATCCTCCCACCGATGA
- the yihA gene encoding ribosome biogenesis GTP-binding protein YihA/YsxC, with translation MSEPLPMRFVLSAPDLAGLPPSRAEVAVIGRSNVGKSSLLNALARRRDLAKTSGKPGKTRLLNLFETDGGTLVDLPGFGYAKVAATERRAWQQRMEHYLLEREPLVLTLLLVDGEVGPTALDRDMLGWLRHAEVPFQVVATKHDKVKASRRDRRKRDLASGCGLDQREVVWVSADKGVGIDRLRGLVRDALAGV, from the coding sequence ATGAGTGAGCCCCTGCCGATGCGTTTCGTGCTGTCCGCTCCCGACCTCGCCGGGCTGCCGCCGAGTCGGGCCGAGGTGGCGGTGATCGGGCGTTCCAACGTGGGCAAGTCGTCGCTGCTCAACGCGTTGGCCAGACGCCGCGATCTGGCCAAGACCTCCGGCAAGCCGGGCAAGACCCGCCTGCTCAACCTGTTCGAGACCGACGGCGGCACCTTGGTCGACCTACCGGGCTTCGGCTATGCCAAGGTCGCCGCCACCGAGCGGCGGGCGTGGCAACAGCGCATGGAGCACTACCTGCTCGAACGCGAGCCACTGGTGCTCACGCTGCTGCTCGTCGACGGCGAGGTCGGCCCGACCGCACTGGATCGCGACATGCTGGGCTGGTTGCGCCACGCGGAGGTCCCGTTCCAGGTCGTGGCCACCAAGCACGACAAGGTGAAGGCCTCGAGGCGTGATCGTCGCAAGCGCGACCTGGCATCGGGTTGCGGACTCGACCAACGCGAGGTCGTGTGGGTGAGCGCGGACAAGGGCGTGGGCATCGACCGCCTGCGCGGTCTGGTCCGCGACGCCCTGGCCGGCGTCTGA
- a CDS encoding S-layer homology domain-containing protein, with protein MQIHKTALRRRAAAGSVAAAMLFATVPTAALAAPADTDADCPPAEQPAADETAEDETPEDETPEDETPEDETPEDETPEDDPNAADPNAADPDAGTGSGGDDSGIPGGDSQNPFAALDHHILDDEGSNLECTTTTVDDEEADGTPETDENEGNDTPETDENEGNDTPETDENEGNDTPETDENEGNDTPEGGNTDEGGNGTIGTPNRPVAKPVPALTDVPSNNAHQTSIEKLYRYGITIGTGDTTYNPGGEMTRQQMATFLVRLLQHADASVPTPANHAESMAILKDRNIFVGDLHGNLHGAAKLNRAQGAALLVRTIEHVNGTELPVGEARFTDVGGTHAVNINKLAKAGIVSGYANDTFRPANPLRRDQMATLVSKSIDRLIHDGKISAL; from the coding sequence TTGCAGATCCACAAGACCGCACTGCGCCGTCGGGCCGCCGCCGGCTCCGTCGCCGCGGCCATGCTGTTCGCGACCGTCCCGACCGCCGCCCTGGCTGCGCCGGCCGACACCGACGCGGACTGCCCGCCTGCCGAGCAGCCCGCCGCGGACGAGACCGCCGAGGACGAGACCCCCGAGGACGAGACCCCCGAGGACGAGACCCCCGAGGACGAGACCCCCGAGGACGAGACCCCCGAGGACGACCCGAACGCCGCCGACCCGAACGCGGCCGACCCGGACGCGGGAACCGGCTCCGGCGGGGACGACTCCGGTATTCCCGGCGGCGACTCGCAGAACCCGTTCGCGGCCCTGGACCACCACATCCTCGACGACGAGGGTTCGAACCTCGAGTGCACGACGACCACCGTCGACGACGAAGAGGCTGACGGCACCCCCGAGACCGACGAGAACGAGGGCAACGACACCCCCGAGACCGACGAGAACGAGGGCAACGACACCCCCGAGACCGACGAGAACGAGGGCAACGACACCCCCGAGACCGACGAGAACGAGGGCAACGACACCCCCGAGGGTGGCAACACCGACGAGGGTGGAAACGGGACCATCGGGACCCCGAACCGGCCGGTCGCCAAGCCCGTCCCGGCGTTGACCGACGTCCCGTCGAACAACGCGCACCAGACGTCCATCGAGAAGCTGTACCGCTACGGCATCACGATCGGCACGGGTGACACCACCTACAACCCCGGCGGCGAGATGACCCGTCAGCAGATGGCCACCTTCCTGGTGCGCCTGCTGCAGCACGCCGACGCGAGCGTCCCGACCCCGGCGAACCACGCCGAGTCGATGGCGATCCTGAAGGACCGCAACATCTTCGTCGGCGACCTTCACGGCAACCTCCACGGGGCGGCCAAGCTGAACCGTGCCCAGGGTGCGGCCCTGCTCGTGCGCACCATCGAGCACGTCAACGGGACCGAACTGCCGGTCGGCGAGGCCCGCTTCACCGACGTCGGTGGCACGCACGCCGTGAACATCAACAAGCTGGCCAAGGCCGGCATCGTGTCGGGCTACGCGAACGACACCTTCCGTCCCGCCAACCCGCTGCGTCGCGACCAGATGGCGACGCTCGTCAGCAAGTCGATCGACCGTCTGATCCACGACGGCAAGATCAGCGCGCTCTGA
- the arc gene encoding proteasome ATPase, giving the protein MNQRPDRSSHDPRPIGGRRVPDSLGGDPDAQVARAGEQDPDELAAELKFLREEVDLLRRRLESAPTRIRVLEERLLETKGRLQSALTQNDKLTETLRAARDQLAQMREEVERLAAPPQAYATFLASDAASETVTVMVSGRKLEVAVGPEVDVDELRAGQEVRLNESMNVVAVGDFETRGELMIVAELLGDGRAVVLGHTDDERVIHLAEPLRELPLKAGDSLLVDPRSNTAVERVPKAEVEQLVLEQVPDISYEQIGGLQDQVEAIRDAVELPYLHAELFVEHELRAPKGILLYGPPGCGKTMIAKAVANSLAQRVRDKTGRQDVRSYFLNVKGPELLNKYVGETERQIRLIFQRAREKSAEGFPVIVFFDEMESLFRTRGSGVSSDVETTIVPQLLAEIDGVESLKDVVVIGASNREDMIDPAILRPGRLDVKIKVDRPDAEAAREIFSIYLHERLPLHPDEVASHGGSGPAVSAMIDRTVDKMYAADGDNEFLEVTYANGEKEVLYFKDFNSGAMIENVVARAKKYAIKRVLEDGPKGLSTDDLLRAIRDEFRENEDLPNTTNPDDWARISGKKGERIVYVRTLISGETAGPGRAIENLNPGQYL; this is encoded by the coding sequence GTGAACCAGCGCCCGGACCGTTCCTCGCACGACCCGCGTCCGATCGGCGGCCGACGGGTGCCGGACTCCCTGGGCGGTGACCCGGACGCGCAGGTCGCGCGCGCCGGCGAGCAGGACCCGGACGAGCTCGCCGCGGAACTGAAGTTCCTGCGCGAGGAGGTCGACCTGCTACGGCGTCGGCTGGAGTCGGCACCGACCCGGATTCGCGTCCTCGAGGAGCGTCTGCTCGAGACCAAGGGACGCTTGCAGTCGGCGCTGACCCAGAACGACAAGCTGACCGAGACGCTCCGCGCCGCGCGCGACCAGCTGGCGCAGATGCGCGAGGAGGTCGAACGGCTCGCCGCGCCACCGCAGGCCTACGCGACCTTCCTCGCTTCCGACGCCGCGTCGGAGACGGTCACGGTGATGGTCTCGGGTCGCAAGCTCGAGGTGGCGGTGGGGCCCGAGGTTGACGTCGACGAGTTGCGCGCCGGCCAGGAGGTCCGTCTCAACGAGTCGATGAACGTCGTCGCCGTCGGTGACTTCGAGACCCGTGGTGAGCTGATGATCGTCGCCGAACTCCTCGGTGACGGACGTGCGGTGGTGCTCGGCCACACCGACGACGAGCGGGTCATCCACCTCGCGGAGCCGCTGCGCGAGCTGCCGCTGAAGGCCGGCGACTCGTTGTTGGTCGATCCCCGCTCGAACACCGCGGTCGAGCGGGTGCCCAAGGCCGAGGTCGAGCAGCTGGTGCTCGAACAGGTCCCCGACATCTCCTACGAGCAGATCGGTGGTCTCCAGGACCAGGTCGAGGCCATCCGCGACGCGGTCGAGCTGCCCTACCTGCACGCCGAGCTGTTCGTCGAGCACGAGCTGCGGGCACCCAAGGGCATCCTGCTGTACGGCCCGCCCGGCTGCGGCAAGACGATGATCGCCAAGGCGGTGGCGAACTCGTTGGCGCAGCGGGTGCGGGACAAGACCGGCCGGCAGGACGTGCGCAGCTACTTCCTCAACGTCAAGGGTCCGGAGCTGCTCAACAAGTACGTCGGGGAGACCGAGCGGCAGATCCGCCTGATCTTCCAGCGGGCCCGGGAGAAGTCCGCCGAGGGCTTCCCGGTCATCGTGTTCTTCGACGAGATGGAGTCGCTGTTCCGCACCCGCGGCTCGGGCGTGTCCTCCGACGTCGAGACCACCATCGTCCCGCAGCTGCTGGCCGAGATCGACGGCGTGGAGAGCCTCAAGGACGTCGTGGTGATCGGCGCCTCCAACCGCGAGGACATGATCGACCCGGCGATCCTGCGGCCCGGCCGGCTCGACGTGAAGATCAAGGTCGACCGTCCCGACGCCGAGGCCGCCCGGGAGATCTTCTCGATCTACCTCCACGAGCGTCTGCCGCTGCACCCCGACGAGGTCGCCAGCCACGGCGGCTCCGGGCCCGCCGTCAGCGCGATGATCGACCGCACGGTGGACAAGATGTACGCCGCCGACGGTGACAACGAGTTCCTCGAGGTCACCTACGCCAACGGCGAGAAGGAGGTCCTGTACTTCAAGGACTTCAACTCCGGGGCGATGATCGAGAACGTGGTGGCGCGCGCCAAGAAGTACGCGATCAAACGGGTGCTGGAGGACGGACCGAAGGGTCTGTCCACCGACGACCTGTTGCGCGCGATCCGCGACGAGTTCCGCGAGAACGAGGACCTGCCCAACACGACCAACCCGGACGACTGGGCCCGGATCTCGGGCAAGAAGGGCGAGCGGATCGTCTACGTGCGCACCCTGATCAGCGGCGAGACCGCTGGACCGGGTCGCGCGATCGAGAACCTCAACCCCGGGCAGTACCTGTAG
- the dop gene encoding depupylase/deamidase Dop, with protein MATNKYVGVETEYGIAVDGPREVNPVLASSLVVGAYRGAGDRDVRWDHTDEHPMRDARGYETPDAHEPVTDDELGLANTVLTNGARFYVDHAHPEYATPECANARDLVVWDKAGERILEDAARLAATTLPPGHRVLVHKNNTDGKGAAYGTHENYLVPREVPFGRLTRQLQPFFLSRLLYVGAGRLGSEFSGLDVPFQLSQRADFFEVEVGLETTLKRPLMNTRDEPHADPERYRRLHVINGDANLCEVATYLKVGTMLLVLDLIEDEALPEPPAIHRPVQAFHAISHDLTARVTLSTEDGRRVTPLELQWHYYEAAVRYVKEQGRADGHAIDVLERWEAVLTTAEADPRRLAGRVDWATKLELLEQYRERHGLDWDHDRLKMVDLQYHDVRRDKGLYQRLAARGRVERLVSEAEIQAAMATPPTDTRAWFRGECLRRFPDQVVAAGWDSLIFDVGRDALQRVPMMEPGRGTREHVGDLLDRVEDAAALIEALSG; from the coding sequence GTGGCAACCAACAAGTACGTCGGCGTCGAGACCGAGTACGGCATCGCGGTCGACGGTCCGCGCGAGGTCAACCCGGTGCTGGCGTCGTCGTTGGTCGTCGGCGCCTACCGCGGTGCCGGGGACCGCGACGTGCGGTGGGACCACACCGACGAACACCCGATGCGCGACGCTCGTGGCTACGAGACCCCCGACGCGCACGAGCCGGTCACCGACGACGAGCTCGGCCTGGCCAACACGGTGCTCACCAACGGTGCCCGGTTCTACGTCGACCACGCCCACCCGGAGTACGCGACCCCGGAGTGTGCCAACGCCCGCGACCTGGTCGTGTGGGACAAGGCGGGGGAGCGGATCCTGGAGGACGCGGCCCGGCTGGCGGCGACCACCCTGCCTCCGGGCCACCGGGTGCTGGTCCACAAGAACAACACCGACGGCAAGGGGGCCGCCTACGGCACCCACGAGAACTACCTCGTGCCGCGCGAGGTGCCGTTCGGGCGCCTGACCCGCCAGTTGCAACCGTTCTTCCTCAGTCGGCTGCTCTACGTCGGTGCCGGCCGGCTCGGGTCCGAGTTCTCCGGTCTCGACGTGCCGTTCCAGCTGTCGCAGCGCGCGGACTTCTTCGAGGTCGAGGTCGGCCTCGAGACCACGCTCAAGCGGCCGCTGATGAACACCCGCGACGAGCCGCATGCCGACCCCGAGCGCTACCGCCGGCTGCACGTGATCAACGGCGACGCGAACCTGTGCGAGGTGGCCACCTACCTCAAGGTCGGCACCATGTTGCTCGTGCTCGACCTGATCGAGGACGAGGCGCTGCCCGAGCCGCCGGCGATCCACCGTCCGGTGCAGGCGTTCCATGCGATCAGCCACGACCTCACCGCGCGGGTGACGCTGTCCACCGAGGACGGTCGCCGGGTGACCCCGCTCGAGCTGCAGTGGCACTACTACGAGGCCGCCGTCCGCTACGTCAAGGAGCAGGGTCGTGCCGACGGGCACGCCATCGACGTCCTCGAGCGCTGGGAGGCGGTGCTGACCACCGCCGAGGCCGATCCGCGGCGCCTCGCCGGCCGGGTGGACTGGGCCACCAAGCTCGAGTTGCTCGAGCAGTACCGCGAGCGGCACGGGCTCGACTGGGACCACGACCGGCTCAAGATGGTCGACCTGCAGTACCACGACGTACGCCGGGACAAGGGCCTGTACCAGCGTCTCGCCGCCCGTGGACGGGTCGAGCGGCTGGTGTCCGAGGCCGAGATCCAGGCCGCGATGGCGACGCCGCCGACCGACACCCGGGCGTGGTTCCGGGGCGAGTGCCTGCGCCGCTTCCCCGACCAGGTCGTCGCGGCCGGCTGGGACTCGCTGATCTTCGACGTCGGTCGTGACGCGCTGCAGCGGGTGCCGATGATGGAGCCCGGACGCGGCACCCGCGAACACGTGGGAGACCTGCTCGACCGGGTCGAGGACGCCGCCGCGCTGATCGAGGCCCTGTCGGGCTGA